Part of the Chelmon rostratus isolate fCheRos1 chromosome 10, fCheRos1.pri, whole genome shotgun sequence genome is shown below.
GACAAAGCTTAGACTAAACATAAGTCTGCAAGACGATTTCTCACTTTAATGAAGGACACTAAACCTGTGGCAGCCTAAAAAGTTGgggaaaaacatgcaaaaatagcAGTATGTGTCTTTAGTAGATTTTGGCAACACTGACACGCCACTGTTTCATACAGAAGACTTTGTTTCCGAAAAACATCTTAAAGTTAAAATGATCTTACACCTACAATGGGACTAATATCATCTTAATAAAGTGCTTTGTGAGTCCTTCTGCACAACCATCGTACGTTCTAGCCAAAGCACTGCCAGAGATGTCTGTTTTCTAGAGTCTATTTTTGCACCACACATCTGGAGTGCTTTATCTAATTATGGTCAGATTTGTCTCCTGCTGTATTGTAGTTATTCTTCTTAGAATTTTAGCAATAATTAGTCATGAATTGGTGGGAACTTTGGTGTGTCACTTTCTGGATTGTCACTGCCATGTGTTAGACCTGGGTATTAGCTTTTGCATCCAATTTGTAGCACTGCTCCCAGCGCTGGATGGAAGTTTAGCGCTTTGATCGAGACTGCACAGTATTTCAAGTGCTGTCCCCTGGTATGAAGGAAATCACgaagtgtgaaatgttttgagCATTTTTACGTGCTCTTTCAAGGCTTCTACACGTCCTTTTTGCCATAAATGAACAAACTTTCAATGGCTGTAATGGATAGTAATGCCTAATACAATGCCTTTCATTATGGCCTGTCTTAGCTGATCAGAATGAACAAGCCACAGCCATGCACCTGATACAGTGTTTAAGATTTGGAGCTGTATGCACTGCTATTTTCACAGTCTGTTTAGCTGGCATGTTCTCGGGTGATATTACCTAGCTATGCAAACATATAGACTGATGGCAGCCTTTCAGTATGTCTGTGATGCTTGATAAGTGCGCTTTGGTGAATGAACGAGGATCAAAcaagttatttttttctaaacagttttcagctactgtgaaaatgtggatacttatttaatatgtttttattcCTCCACTTTTTCAAGGTGTTTTGTAAATTAGTTTATGGCTCTGGATAGATTTAGATATAGAATTAAAACTTAACAATTCCCAtgaaatgtttgtctgttttctttttagtaATCTTGTGAATACTTTCAAACTGGGTCGTCCGTATGCTCCTGAGCTTTCCATGAAATGTCTTTCTCTGCAAGGTATACTACACTGTTTATATTTGTCTGCTTGCTACATTTGCTGCCATGTTTACAATTCcatatttaaaagagaaactatTGCACTGTTTTTGAGTCTAGAAgtgtatgtatatactgtatgtgtgttgttttctgtcaagcaaatcttaaaaaagaaaacgaaaaaagctttttccacattttacatttttatgtgtaGAAAATACTTATACATGTCTGCTGAAAGtaaaatgtttgtacaaaataaGAAATCAAACCTGACCGACTCCTCCTGGCCTCATGGCGGCGCCATACGCAACAACACGTCGTTACGGAAGTTCATCGGTTAACTTCCGGTCTCTCGGCGCACATTTTCCTTCCGCGGTTTTGTGAAACGCAAATCTAACGAGCAACATTGTCGGCGTTtagaaaagaaagataaaatgaGCAAAGCACACCCACCCGAGCTGAAGAAGTAAGTTGTCGTTTTGGTTGACTAGACATGTACTCTGTTATTTGTACATGCTCTGTTTTCTAAATGATTGATATCGTAGCAGCGAGACAACAGTGCCACATTGTTTGCAATGGAaacaagctaacattagccagcCTCTCCCAGGGGTATGTATCTGTAAGTCTATGTGATGTAagataatgttatttttttttcttttttaggttCATGGACAAGAAGCTTTCACGTGAGTATAACTAGAAATAGATATTACTAGTTATTAATATAGTGTGTCTTACTGTATATGTATGATGGCATGTAATGAAGACAACCTGAAATTGTCAAATGTGGGTTTGCAGTCTAGTGTGATGCTCTTTCCAACATGAAGATGGAAACGGAAATTAATATTTGCCattcagagaaaatgaatgcagataTTTTTTATAACCTGCAAACACAATCTGAtcaagacaggaaacaacaatTGGTACTGCAAGGCTGCTTAGCAGTCGCAATGACCTCATACAAACAttacacaaaacagcacaagcaAATGATTAGAAAGCAGGGTGGTACTTttgaactaaaaaaaacaattattaaacCTAACATGCAAGATTCATCAATGATTTCTTTTGTCCTTCAGTGAAGCTCAATGGAGGAAGACATGTGCAGGGCATCCTGCGAGGGTTTGACCCCTTTATGAACCTGGTGGTGGATGACTCTCTGGAGATAGGCCCTGGAGGACAACAGAACAGCATCGGCATGGTGGTCAGTACTTTGGCTGGAGTTGTTCTGTATTTGTCTTATTGTCTGAAAATCCCAGgaaaacatgtctgtgtttgaaat
Proteins encoded:
- the snrpg gene encoding small nuclear ribonucleoprotein G, coding for MSKAHPPELKKFMDKKLSLKLNGGRHVQGILRGFDPFMNLVVDDSLEIGPGGQQNSIGMVVIRGNSIIMLEALERV